A region from the Hydra vulgaris chromosome 10, alternate assembly HydraT2T_AEP genome encodes:
- the LOC136086178 gene encoding uncharacterized protein LOC136086178, which yields MASIFYGYTPKDARSLAYACALHYKIKIPDSWTTNKIAGEVMDIYKFSASQIWNVDETGASTVVNLSKIVAAKGKRNVGALTSVKRGTNVTIATTVSASGNTVPPMFVFPHKNYKDYFVNNSPPDCIGVGHVKPSSEYKILLILDNHSFHLHFETLNLAKENGIVMLSFPSHCSHKLQPQDVSVFRLFKKYLSVAQDAWLRNNPGKIITIYDIPKTVSDSLPLAITYTNITKGFQKTGVYPYNANIFADDNFLLPFVTDHIEPANLVSELSHRAHSKLCSTSSWSICQK from the exons atgGCATCTATATTTTACGGCTATACTCCTAAAGATGCTCGTTCTCTTGCCTATGCGTGTGCTCTTCATTACAAAATCAAAATACCAGATTCTTGGACAACAAATAAGATAGCTG GTGAAGTGATGGATATATACAAATTCAGTGCTTCACAAATATGGAATGTTGACGAAACTGGAGCATCTACAGTTGTAAACCTTAGTAAGATTGTGGCTGCAAAGGGCAAGAGAAATGTTGGTGCTTTGACATCTGTGAAAAGAGGCACTAATGTCACCATTGCAACCACTGTATCTGCCTCAGGAAATACAGTGCCTCCAATGTTTGTGTTCCCTcacaaaaattacaaagattattttgttaataatagtCCACCAGACTGTATTGGGGTAGG GCATGTGAAGCCTTCAAGTGAATATAAAATTCTGTTGATTTTGGACAATCACTCTTTTCACTTACATTTTGAAACACTAAACTTAGCTAAGGAGAATGGAATAGTCATGTTGTCTTTCCCATCACACTGCAGCCATAAGCTGCAGCCACAAGATGTATCAGTgtttagactttttaaaaagtacctTTCAGTTGCACAAGATGCATGGTTGAGAAACAATCCTggaaaaatcataacaatttaTGATATACCAAAAACTGTATCTGATTCATTGCCATTAGCTATAACGTATACTAACATTACAAAGGGTTTTCAAAAAACTGGTGTATACCCGTACAATGCAAacatttttgctgatgataattttttactaccATTTGTCACAGACCATATAGAACCAGCAAATCTCGTATCTGAGCTATCACACAGAGCTCATTCTAAACTATGTTCAACATCATCTTGGTCAATCTGtcaaaaatag